A genome region from Micromonospora peucetia includes the following:
- a CDS encoding histone-like nucleoid-structuring protein Lsr2, which translates to MAKQVIHKLVDDLDGGDAVETVKFSLDGVQYEIDLSSTNAEKLRGAFAPYVAHGTKVGRGGVVIGGRAVRGRAATTADREQNKAIRAWAKKAGKEISDRGRIPQEVVDEYHAKAGR; encoded by the coding sequence ATGGCCAAGCAGGTTATTCACAAGCTAGTTGACGACTTGGACGGTGGAGACGCTGTCGAGACCGTCAAGTTCTCACTCGACGGCGTTCAGTACGAGATCGATCTGTCGAGCACCAACGCCGAGAAACTGCGTGGCGCGTTCGCACCGTACGTCGCTCACGGCACGAAGGTAGGCCGCGGTGGCGTAGTCATCGGCGGGCGGGCCGTCCGCGGCCGGGCAGCTACCACCGCCGACCGCGAGCAGAACAAGGCAATCCGTGCCTGGGCAAAGAAAGCCGGCAAGGAAATCTCCGACCGAGGCCGGATCCCACAAGAAGTCGTCGACGAATACCATGCCAAGGCAGGCCGCTAG
- a CDS encoding nucleotidyltransferase family protein, translating into MAVQLDAHDQIEVCAPHGLDDLLDGVWRRNPSRISPERSRQRLARHRPAERWPGVHVVT; encoded by the coding sequence GTGGCCGTCCAGCTCGACGCGCACGACCAGATCGAGGTCTGTGCACCGCACGGCCTTGACGATCTGCTCGACGGAGTGTGGCGGCGCAACCCGAGTCGGATCAGCCCGGAGCGATCCCGGCAACGACTTGCCCGCCACCGCCCCGCCGAACGCTGGCCTGGCGTCCACGTCGTGACGTGA
- a CDS encoding ATP-dependent DNA ligase has translation MLATPVDAVPEGTDLIHEPKWDGWRCIAFHEDDRVYLQSRAGRNLTTYFPDITRAVRTLPPGVVLDGELIVWERGRTNFALLQRRVTAGRGLLRMVNDHPAHYVLFDLLAAADGRPVLDLPLSDRRAQLERLLGGAPAQLTLTPQTTDMGQVSDWLTEWTVATGIEGVVTKRLGSRYQPGRRSGWWKFRRHLTTEAIVAGVTGSLHSLETLLLGRFDRWGRLRYTGRTHPLHTDQRQELGLLVSPLRPLQHRRATVVHPWPQPLPASWSGQLDRPEALRYVQVEPTTVVEIEADMAFEHQRWRHRVRYARARPDMSVYDVPLLLGEVEGYFDEP, from the coding sequence ATGCTCGCCACGCCAGTCGACGCTGTACCCGAAGGCACCGACCTAATCCACGAACCCAAGTGGGATGGGTGGAGGTGCATCGCATTCCACGAGGATGACCGCGTCTACCTACAGTCGCGTGCTGGCAGGAACCTGACCACATACTTTCCGGACATCACCCGGGCCGTGCGAACGCTCCCACCCGGAGTGGTGCTGGACGGTGAGCTGATCGTTTGGGAACGCGGCCGGACAAACTTTGCGCTGCTTCAGCGGCGAGTCACCGCCGGTCGCGGTCTACTACGCATGGTCAACGACCACCCGGCCCACTACGTGCTGTTCGACCTGCTAGCCGCCGCCGACGGTCGGCCGGTCCTGGACCTGCCCCTATCGGACCGGCGGGCACAACTGGAGCGCCTGCTCGGTGGCGCCCCCGCCCAGCTCACGCTGACGCCACAGACAACGGACATGGGGCAAGTGTCAGACTGGCTGACCGAATGGACCGTCGCGACCGGCATCGAGGGGGTCGTGACCAAGCGGCTCGGGAGCCGATACCAGCCGGGACGGCGTTCCGGCTGGTGGAAGTTTCGGAGGCATCTCACTACGGAAGCAATCGTCGCCGGGGTGACCGGCAGCCTCCACAGCCTAGAAACGCTGCTGCTGGGTCGGTTCGATCGGTGGGGCCGGCTCCGATACACAGGCCGCACTCACCCGCTGCACACCGACCAGCGGCAGGAACTCGGACTGCTTGTGTCGCCGCTGCGGCCTCTGCAACACCGCCGCGCCACCGTGGTGCATCCGTGGCCGCAGCCGTTGCCGGCATCGTGGTCTGGGCAGCTGGACCGGCCAGAGGCGTTGCGGTACGTGCAGGTGGAGCCGACAACGGTGGTGGAGATCGAGGCGGACATGGCGTTCGAACACCAGCGGTGGAGGCACCGGGTCCGATACGCGCGGGCCAGGCCAGACATGTCGGTGTACGACGTACCGCTGCTACTCGGAGAAGTCGAAGGCTACTTCGACGAACCATGA
- a CDS encoding transporter, with protein MIWLAWRQHRKQALFTAIGLALLAVFMVPTGLAMRHTFADLGLDDCVRALGTASMIPADADTCGKASIQFNGQYGVMTMIGVLFLVLPLLVGLFWGAPLVAREIEQGTHRMVWTQGVSRGHWALVKFGVAGAVALVASLVYGLGVSWWLNPMSQAGQHGRFNIFFFDMQGTAPIGYTIFAVTLGIFAGTIWPKVLPAMSATLVGFLGLRIALTTLARPHYLPARVVTFPLKDATEQTNPAAGDWILSYGIRDASGKMITANAQIACAPDATGPGAACGADLGITSGAYNWQLYQPGTRFWLFQGIETGIFVAVAALLLYLAVRRIRRVA; from the coding sequence ATGATCTGGCTCGCCTGGCGGCAGCACCGCAAGCAAGCACTGTTCACCGCGATCGGCCTCGCGCTCCTCGCCGTGTTCATGGTCCCCACTGGTCTGGCCATGCGGCACACCTTCGCCGACCTGGGCCTGGACGACTGCGTCCGCGCGCTGGGTACCGCCTCGATGATCCCGGCCGACGCCGACACCTGCGGCAAGGCGTCCATCCAGTTCAACGGCCAGTACGGCGTGATGACCATGATCGGTGTGCTCTTCCTCGTCCTGCCGCTGCTGGTCGGACTGTTCTGGGGTGCGCCGCTGGTCGCCCGCGAGATCGAGCAGGGCACCCACCGCATGGTCTGGACCCAGGGCGTCAGCCGGGGACACTGGGCACTGGTCAAGTTCGGGGTCGCCGGCGCCGTCGCGCTCGTCGCCTCGCTGGTCTACGGACTGGGCGTCTCGTGGTGGCTGAACCCGATGAGCCAGGCCGGGCAGCACGGCCGCTTCAACATCTTCTTCTTCGACATGCAGGGCACGGCCCCGATCGGCTACACGATCTTCGCAGTCACGCTCGGCATCTTCGCCGGCACCATCTGGCCCAAGGTGCTGCCCGCGATGTCCGCCACGCTCGTCGGGTTCCTCGGGCTGCGCATCGCCCTGACGACACTCGCCCGGCCACACTACCTGCCCGCCCGCGTCGTGACCTTCCCGCTCAAGGACGCCACCGAGCAGACCAACCCGGCCGCCGGCGACTGGATCCTGTCCTACGGCATCCGCGACGCCTCCGGCAAGATGATCACGGCCAACGCGCAGATCGCCTGCGCACCCGACGCCACCGGACCGGGAGCCGCGTGCGGCGCCGACCTCGGCATCACCTCGGGCGCCTACAACTGGCAGCTCTACCAGCCCGGAACCCGATTCTGGCTGTTCCAGGGCATCGAGACCGGCATCTTCGTCGCCGTCGCCGCCCTGCTGCTCTACCTCGCCGTCCGCCGCATCCGCCGCGTCGCATGA
- a CDS encoding ABC transporter ATP-binding protein: MDIVFETDRLGKTYGRAWALRDCSLRLPAGRVAALVGPNGAGKSTLLHLAVGLLRPDDGAVRVFGRTPYDDIAVLSEVGFVAQDTPLYRDFTADELFTMGAKLNRRFDTALAHRRLAQIGIPRDKPVGKLSGGQRAQVALALAMAKRPRLLLLDEPVASIDPLARREFLRALMGVVAETGTTVLLSSHILADLERTCDYLIVLHASQVKLVGDVSALLAEHRQLVGPRYGGPLPAGVAQVVRAEHTDRQSTLLVRTNTALRDPAWKAYDVTLEDLILAYLGEGDSRPHAAWEVPA; encoded by the coding sequence AGCCTGGGCGCTGCGGGACTGCTCGCTGCGCCTGCCGGCCGGGAGGGTGGCCGCGCTGGTCGGTCCCAACGGGGCAGGCAAGAGCACCTTGTTGCACCTGGCGGTCGGTCTGCTGCGGCCGGACGACGGCGCCGTACGGGTTTTCGGCCGGACGCCGTACGACGACATCGCCGTCCTGTCCGAGGTCGGTTTCGTGGCCCAAGACACGCCGCTGTACCGGGACTTCACGGCGGACGAGTTGTTCACCATGGGCGCCAAGCTGAACCGGCGCTTCGACACGGCGCTGGCGCACCGCCGGCTGGCGCAGATCGGTATCCCGCGCGACAAGCCGGTCGGCAAGCTGTCCGGCGGTCAGCGGGCCCAGGTCGCCCTCGCCCTGGCGATGGCCAAGCGCCCACGGCTTCTTCTGCTCGACGAGCCGGTCGCCAGCATCGACCCGCTGGCCCGGCGCGAGTTCCTCCGAGCGCTGATGGGCGTCGTCGCCGAGACGGGCACCACGGTGCTGCTGTCCTCGCACATCCTGGCGGACCTCGAACGTACCTGCGACTACCTCATCGTGCTGCACGCCTCGCAGGTGAAGCTCGTCGGCGACGTCAGCGCCCTGCTCGCCGAGCACCGGCAGCTGGTCGGCCCTCGATACGGTGGCCCGCTGCCCGCCGGGGTCGCGCAGGTCGTGCGGGCTGAGCACACCGATCGGCAGTCCACGCTGCTGGTCCGCACGAACACTGCGCTGCGAGATCCGGCATGGAAGGCGTACGACGTGACTCTGGAAGACCTCATCCTCGCCTACCTCGGCGAGGGCGACTCCCGGCCGCACGCCGCGTGGGAGGTGCCGGCATGA